The following are from one region of the Paenibacillus bovis genome:
- the pepF gene encoding oligoendopeptidase F: protein MSKILTRSEVPVSSTWNISDLYATEADWEKDLRALQQLTDNIQSYQGRLGESAQTLYECLNQQESLIQKAMKIGSYASLQQSEDGTNPANMSRAARSGDVLSAVYARLTWIDSEILDLPEGTITQYVAGYPALAVYERSLNLLLDTRPHRLSPDVEATLAAMGEVTGAPYRIYLRSKLADMTFDDAVDQQGQVQPVSFRLYENAYEVSPDTELRRSSFASFTRTLSQYRNTIAETYATEVKKQIVLARLRGYESVTDMLLQPQQVTRDMYDNIHNVLLRELAPHMQRLARLKQRVLGLDRMTFCDLKAPLDPDYNPSVSFAEAENTVKEALQIMGTEYMAIMEEAFSSRWIDYADNVGKSTGAFCSSIYGEHAYILMAWADNMRNAFTLAHELGHAGHLTLAARNQRLSNYRPSLYYIEAPSTMNELLLADHLMKSSQDKQLRRWVILQLLSTYYHNFVTHLLEAELQRRVYDAAMHGQAITADWLSATKGEVLAGFWGDTVEIDEGARLTWMRQPHYYMGLYPYTYAAGLTASTAAMQQIRDEGQPAVDRWLTALKAGGSLPPLELMQLAGVDMSGPQPISTAADYVGSLISELESLYE from the coding sequence ATGTCAAAAATATTGACCCGATCTGAAGTCCCTGTCTCCTCAACCTGGAATATAAGTGATCTCTATGCAACAGAAGCTGACTGGGAAAAAGACCTACGTGCCTTGCAGCAGCTTACCGATAACATTCAATCCTATCAAGGGCGTCTGGGTGAGTCGGCGCAGACGCTATACGAATGTCTGAATCAACAGGAATCCCTGATACAAAAAGCGATGAAAATAGGCAGCTATGCCAGTCTTCAGCAGTCCGAAGACGGAACCAACCCAGCCAATATGTCCCGTGCCGCGCGTTCCGGCGATGTACTGTCCGCTGTCTACGCCCGGCTGACCTGGATCGACTCCGAGATTCTTGATCTGCCGGAAGGCACGATTACACAATATGTTGCCGGATATCCGGCACTGGCCGTCTATGAACGCAGCCTGAATCTGCTGCTGGATACACGACCGCATCGTCTGTCACCCGATGTGGAAGCAACCCTGGCAGCTATGGGCGAAGTGACTGGCGCTCCTTATCGGATCTATCTGCGCAGCAAGCTGGCAGATATGACGTTTGACGATGCTGTCGATCAGCAGGGTCAGGTGCAGCCTGTTTCGTTCCGGCTGTATGAGAATGCTTATGAGGTATCGCCGGATACCGAGCTGCGGCGCAGTTCATTTGCATCCTTTACCCGCACGCTAAGCCAGTATCGCAATACGATAGCCGAGACCTATGCCACCGAAGTCAAAAAGCAGATCGTACTGGCTCGTCTGCGCGGCTATGAATCGGTCACCGATATGCTGCTCCAGCCCCAGCAGGTGACACGCGATATGTACGATAATATTCATAATGTACTGCTTCGGGAACTGGCCCCTCATATGCAGCGGCTCGCCCGGCTCAAACAGCGCGTACTGGGACTGGACCGCATGACTTTCTGCGATCTCAAAGCACCGCTGGACCCGGACTACAACCCGTCGGTGTCTTTTGCAGAAGCGGAAAATACGGTCAAGGAAGCGCTCCAGATCATGGGAACGGAATATATGGCTATTATGGAAGAAGCCTTTTCTTCCCGCTGGATCGACTATGCGGATAATGTCGGCAAATCGACCGGTGCTTTCTGCTCTTCCATTTACGGGGAACATGCCTATATTCTGATGGCATGGGCAGACAATATGCGCAATGCTTTTACCCTGGCGCATGAGCTTGGACATGCCGGACACCTGACGCTGGCTGCCCGTAATCAGCGTCTGTCCAATTATCGCCCGTCGCTCTACTACATTGAAGCACCATCCACCATGAATGAACTGCTGCTCGCCGATCATCTTATGAAAAGCTCGCAGGATAAGCAGCTGCGCCGCTGGGTTATCCTGCAGCTGCTGAGCACGTATTATCATAACTTTGTCACTCATTTGCTGGAAGCCGAGCTTCAGCGCCGGGTATACGATGCCGCTATGCATGGGCAGGCGATTACGGCAGACTGGCTGTCTGCTACCAAAGGCGAAGTGCTGGCCGGCTTCTGGGGAGATACGGTCGAGATCGATGAAGGTGCTCGCCTGACCTGGATGCGTCAGCCGCATTATTACATGGGACTCTATCCATATACGTATGCTGCCGGACTCACTGCTTCTACAGCAGCTATGCAGCAAATTCGCGATGAAGGTCAGCCTGCTGTGGATCGCTGGCTCACCGCACTCAAAGCAGGCGGATCATTGCCACCTCTGGAACTGATGCAGCTGGCAGGCGTCGATATGTCCGGACCACAGCCTATTTCGACCGCTGCTGATTATGTCGGCTCCCTGATCAGCGAGCTGGAATCCCTGTACGAATAA
- a CDS encoding GAF domain-containing protein, producing MFENIAYSGSREEQYSMALSQLKGLIHDEPNRIANLSNASALLKQFLTDTNWTGFYLYDGKELVLGPFQGLPACIRIPLGKGVCGTSAAERRTLLVADVHEFPGHIACDAASNSEIVVPLVKDGELIGVIDIDSPLKSRFDEQDQKFLEEFAEILVQSF from the coding sequence ATGTTTGAAAATATAGCGTATTCCGGTTCCCGTGAAGAGCAGTACAGTATGGCACTCAGCCAGCTCAAAGGTCTTATTCATGACGAACCCAATCGTATTGCCAATCTGTCCAATGCTTCTGCGCTGCTGAAGCAATTCCTGACCGATACTAACTGGACAGGCTTTTATCTGTATGATGGCAAAGAATTGGTGCTTGGCCCATTCCAGGGTCTGCCAGCTTGTATCCGTATTCCGCTGGGCAAAGGGGTGTGTGGTACATCCGCAGCCGAACGCCGTACACTGCTCGTGGCGGATGTGCATGAATTTCCGGGACATATCGCCTGCGATGCTGCTTCCAACAGCGAAATTGTGGTTCCACTGGTCAAAGACGGCGAGCTGATCGGCGTAATCGATATCGACAGCCCGCTCAAATCCCGCTTTGACGAGCAGGATCAAAAGTTCCTGGAAGAGTTTGCCGAGATTCTGGTTCAGTCTTTCTAA
- a CDS encoding energy-coupling factor transporter transmembrane component T family protein, with protein sequence MSSTKNRPESRRFLYRIDPLTKMVMLLCISVLAVHIEHALPQLLLFAVVWIAIAIGAGQLVSGPLLRLLAAIGIPYFGLSMLSVRQGDIWWQWGALQLTSGGLEYGAVMTLRIFILCLTSVALSLTTDYRELVGALVLKLKVPYRFAYGLALALTFLPLLREEARLALAARRLRSQRKARGWAALLQTKDYMGAVFTGSIRRIQHIAGAMEAKGFGAYPDRTFYHRFVLPVSALYWMSGSVLITIMLYIIL encoded by the coding sequence ATGAGTTCAACAAAAAATAGACCGGAGTCTCGCCGGTTTCTCTACAGGATCGATCCGTTGACCAAAATGGTCATGCTGCTCTGTATCTCGGTACTGGCTGTCCATATTGAGCACGCACTGCCGCAGCTGCTGCTGTTTGCGGTAGTATGGATTGCAATAGCCATAGGTGCCGGTCAACTGGTGAGTGGACCGCTGCTCCGGCTACTGGCTGCGATAGGGATTCCTTATTTTGGCTTATCCATGCTATCGGTCAGACAAGGCGATATCTGGTGGCAATGGGGAGCGCTGCAGCTGACTTCCGGAGGACTGGAATATGGAGCGGTAATGACGCTGCGTATTTTTATCCTGTGTCTGACTTCGGTAGCGCTGTCGCTTACAACCGATTATCGTGAACTGGTCGGCGCCCTGGTGCTGAAATTAAAAGTGCCTTATCGCTTTGCTTACGGACTGGCTCTTGCGCTGACTTTTTTGCCGCTGCTGCGTGAGGAAGCCAGGCTGGCATTGGCGGCCCGTCGTCTGCGTAGTCAACGCAAAGCCCGGGGATGGGCAGCACTGCTGCAAACCAAAGACTATATGGGAGCGGTATTTACCGGTTCGATTCGCCGCATCCAGCATATTGCCGGCGCAATGGAAGCCAAAGGATTCGGAGCGTATCCAGATCGCACATTTTATCATCGATTTGTTCTACCGGTATCGGCATTATACTGGATGAGCGGAAGTGTGCTGATCACGATCATGCTGTATATAATCCTGTAA
- a CDS encoding ECF transporter S component: MSNVMNRSVNKTLQSFTTMEIVLMALLATANAVMTMYLSGVNQLLSSIGGPIMTSSITGLYMIYGLLAYYIIRKPGTAVITYALGALVQCFVGTSYGIASALAAAFCYMVIAELIFGLLRYRRWSMGVMMLVGGAMVPIWFLVAVQMFGYSKWGMTVLSIAMIVRIASGVILCGMLTVIFGKAIGKTGLLRRFAAFSRER, encoded by the coding sequence ATGAGTAATGTAATGAATCGCAGCGTAAATAAAACGCTGCAGTCGTTTACCACTATGGAGATTGTATTGATGGCACTGCTGGCTACGGCCAATGCGGTAATGACCATGTATCTGTCCGGAGTGAACCAGCTGCTCAGCAGTATCGGCGGCCCGATTATGACATCCAGTATTACCGGTCTGTATATGATCTACGGTCTGCTGGCTTATTATATTATCCGCAAACCAGGCACGGCTGTAATCACTTATGCACTGGGGGCGCTGGTACAGTGCTTTGTCGGTACTTCTTACGGAATCGCTTCGGCTCTCGCGGCAGCGTTCTGTTATATGGTTATTGCCGAATTGATCTTCGGACTGCTGCGCTACCGCCGCTGGTCCATGGGTGTAATGATGCTGGTCGGCGGAGCGATGGTACCAATATGGTTCCTTGTAGCTGTCCAGATGTTTGGTTATTCCAAATGGGGAATGACTGTACTGAGCATCGCCATGATCGTACGGATCGCCAGCGGCGTGATTCTATGCGGGATGCTGACAGTGATTTTTGGCAAAGCAATTGGCAAAACAGGACTACTGCGCCGATTCGCCGCCTTCTCCAGAGAACGCTAA
- a CDS encoding ABC transporter ATP-binding protein, giving the protein MSTEWIPFVQLSGVSYTYEDSTSPTLEQISLEVQSGEWLMIIGGSGSGKSTLCRVMNGQLPRIAGGQREGNVRIGDIDPGFAEPGLLASRMGSLGQDPDAELVVGMVEDEIAFGPENLRVPAEEIGRRIDHWTKALNLQSIRYESVHQLSGGQRQRTALAAVLSLQPQLLILDEPAASLDPAGKQDLLRIIEDWHQSGGTLITASARWEETVMLCSRVVILSEGRIVLQGTPDELLLHHRSLLEQLYILPPRTGQSVASKAVMSAAGYSRYSDTDQNFHADHTMKADKAITRTTSKTEQHHQHSEKEHHNYYSETMSMAVPASATVVSRQPVVEVRDLTYSYSGSAAYPALDGVQFTIHVGEIVLLCGVNGSGKTTLTRLLSGLLQPPVRSIYRNGQDTGRQSIYDRAADTGYVFQHPDHQWVASTVWEECVYGIRASLNLRSRDILPESYRKEAEDMLRFAGLLERREDSPYSLGGGQKRLLAAVCQFLLPRPLYILDEPGSAADYFTIDRLLYLCRRAASQGAALLIVTHEPELFAGSGARMLTLEQGRLVEEKYSI; this is encoded by the coding sequence ATGTCTACAGAATGGATTCCGTTTGTCCAGCTGAGCGGAGTGTCGTACACCTATGAAGACAGTACTTCTCCCACATTGGAGCAGATCTCGCTGGAGGTTCAGTCTGGAGAATGGCTGATGATTATCGGCGGCAGCGGCAGTGGTAAATCAACGCTCTGCCGGGTGATGAATGGTCAGCTGCCGAGAATCGCCGGCGGACAGCGTGAAGGCAATGTGCGTATTGGTGATATCGACCCCGGGTTTGCCGAACCGGGTCTGCTGGCGAGCCGTATGGGATCGCTGGGTCAGGACCCGGATGCCGAGCTGGTCGTAGGCATGGTAGAAGACGAGATTGCTTTTGGGCCGGAGAATCTGCGCGTACCGGCAGAGGAAATCGGTCGCCGCATCGATCACTGGACAAAGGCGCTGAATCTGCAATCGATTCGCTATGAGTCGGTCCATCAGCTATCCGGTGGACAGCGTCAGCGTACCGCTCTGGCAGCAGTACTGTCACTACAGCCGCAGCTACTGATCCTGGATGAGCCTGCCGCGAGTCTGGACCCGGCGGGCAAACAGGATTTGCTGCGTATTATCGAAGACTGGCACCAATCGGGAGGGACGCTGATCACTGCATCTGCCCGCTGGGAGGAGACAGTCATGCTCTGCAGTCGGGTAGTTATTTTGTCCGAAGGACGTATCGTACTGCAAGGAACACCGGATGAACTGCTGCTGCATCATCGGAGCCTGTTGGAACAGCTGTATATTTTGCCGCCCCGTACAGGGCAGTCTGTTGCCAGCAAAGCAGTCATGTCTGCAGCAGGATATTCCCGTTACTCCGATACCGATCAGAATTTCCATGCAGATCATACCATGAAGGCAGATAAGGCTATTACCAGGACAACATCAAAAACAGAACAGCATCATCAGCATAGTGAGAAAGAGCATCATAATTACTATAGCGAGACAATGAGTATGGCTGTGCCTGCATCTGCGACTGTCGTGTCCAGGCAGCCTGTCGTAGAGGTACGCGATCTGACGTACAGCTATTCAGGTAGCGCAGCCTATCCGGCACTGGACGGGGTTCAATTTACTATACATGTGGGAGAGATCGTGCTGCTTTGCGGCGTCAACGGCTCCGGAAAAACGACATTGACCCGTCTACTGTCTGGTCTGCTGCAGCCTCCGGTACGAAGTATCTATCGTAATGGCCAGGATACCGGCAGACAGTCTATCTACGACCGGGCTGCGGATACCGGTTATGTATTTCAGCATCCCGATCATCAGTGGGTTGCTTCTACAGTGTGGGAAGAGTGCGTATATGGGATCCGGGCGAGTCTGAATCTGCGTTCACGGGATATTTTGCCCGAGTCCTACCGGAAGGAAGCGGAAGATATGCTGCGTTTTGCAGGGTTGTTGGAACGTCGTGAAGATTCCCCGTATAGCCTGGGCGGAGGACAGAAGCGTCTGCTCGCGGCAGTATGCCAGTTCCTGCTGCCCCGTCCATTGTATATCCTCGATGAACCGGGCTCGGCTGCCGATTATTTTACAATAGATCGGCTGCTGTATTTGTGCCGCAGAGCGGCTAGTCAGGGAGCAGCATTGCTCATCGTGACTCATGAACCGGAGCTGTTCGCAGGGTCTGGAGCCCGCATGCTCACCCTGGAGCAGGGGCGATTAGTGGAAGAAAAGTATTCCATATAG
- a CDS encoding MarR family winged helix-turn-helix transcriptional regulator, whose amino-acid sequence MINMSMNNTEQSMHLYRVFAKAFKSLSEHAVAGSKIEGFNSTAFSVMEVLYFKGAQPIQQIGAKLLLQSGNVTYVIDKLEHGGLLRRHPCPTDRRVIYAELTDRGRNMMDEIYPKYEDRLSYALGGLNTQEKEQLIYLLKKLGMEAERLSPAARK is encoded by the coding sequence ATGATTAATATGTCTATGAACAATACCGAACAATCCATGCATCTATACCGTGTTTTCGCCAAGGCCTTCAAAAGTTTAAGTGAACATGCTGTCGCCGGAAGCAAAATCGAAGGCTTCAACTCTACTGCCTTTTCCGTTATGGAAGTACTATATTTCAAAGGCGCCCAGCCTATCCAGCAAATCGGGGCCAAGCTGCTGCTGCAGAGTGGCAATGTAACCTATGTGATCGACAAATTGGAGCACGGCGGACTGCTGCGCCGTCATCCTTGTCCAACAGACCGCCGTGTGATCTATGCGGAGCTGACAGATCGCGGACGTAATATGATGGATGAGATTTATCCCAAATACGAAGATCGTCTCAGCTATGCACTGGGCGGATTGAATACGCAGGAAAAGGAACAACTGATCTACCTGCTCAAAAAACTCGGCATGGAAGCGGAGCGTTTGTCTCCTGCTGCGCGTAAGTAA
- a CDS encoding glycerophosphodiester phosphodiesterase family protein, which produces MRDDSVTIWREEYRPVIEEIMSSFLDSRGRMMVAAHRGNWKQAPENSLAAIQYSIVAGADMIEIDVHRTSDGALVLMHDETVDRMTDGTGRIADMTLAELRSLRLRQYQGGVCQPLTNYTIPTLEEALILIRGKAMLNLDKCWEFREEVYAALLRTDTVDHALFKSSASPEEVRYFLQDKIKPPLYMHILDSSNEPLVHRLEQLFEQVRPQAVEICFDTEDSALIHPMVLQTIIDQDCRLWVNTMWDSLCGGHTDGASLIDPKQGWQWHQQRGFNMIQTDYTEALIRYLNEQHGAYGWLG; this is translated from the coding sequence ATGAGAGATGATTCCGTGACGATCTGGCGTGAGGAATACAGGCCTGTGATTGAAGAGATAATGTCCAGCTTTCTCGACAGCCGTGGACGGATGATGGTCGCTGCACATCGCGGCAACTGGAAGCAGGCGCCGGAGAACTCGCTGGCGGCGATTCAGTACTCGATTGTCGCCGGGGCCGATATGATTGAGATTGATGTGCATCGAACAAGTGATGGAGCTCTGGTACTGATGCACGACGAGACCGTAGACCGGATGACTGACGGTACAGGACGAATTGCCGATATGACGCTAGCCGAGCTGCGAAGTCTTCGTTTGCGCCAGTATCAGGGCGGCGTCTGCCAGCCGCTCACCAATTATACAATCCCTACTCTGGAAGAAGCGCTGATCCTGATTCGCGGCAAAGCGATGCTTAATCTGGATAAATGCTGGGAGTTTCGCGAAGAAGTCTATGCAGCACTGCTGCGTACCGATACGGTGGATCATGCCCTGTTCAAAAGCAGCGCCTCTCCGGAAGAGGTGCGATATTTTTTGCAGGATAAAATAAAACCGCCGCTATATATGCATATTCTCGATTCATCCAACGAACCGCTAGTACACCGTCTGGAGCAGCTGTTTGAACAGGTACGTCCGCAGGCGGTGGAGATCTGCTTTGATACAGAAGACAGCGCTCTGATCCATCCGATGGTACTGCAGACCATTATCGATCAGGATTGCCGGCTGTGGGTGAATACGATGTGGGATTCACTATGTGGAGGGCATACCGATGGAGCGTCACTGATCGATCCCAAGCAAGGCTGGCAGTGGCACCAGCAGCGGGGATTCAATATGATCCAGACCGATTATACCGAAGCGCTGATCCGTTATCTGAATGAACAGCATGGAGCGTATGGGTGGCTGGGATAG
- a CDS encoding NAD(P)/FAD-dependent oxidoreductase has translation MKYDIIVIGGGSAGLMASVAASEDGASVLLVDKGNKLGRKLGISGGGRCNVTNAKEIDELIKYIPGNGRFLHSALAKFSNMDIMRFFEDMGIALKEEDNGRMFPVTDKAKTVVDALVNRVRAQGVDIRVNSPVAEVLYEDGKVYGVRLRSGEVIRSHAVIVAVGGKSVPQTGSEGDGYPWAEKAGHTITELYPTEVPITSPESFIQSKELQGLSLRDISLTVWNPKGKKLVTHDGDMLFTHFGISGPAALRCSQYVVKALKKFPVTSVPITLDIFPDKTADDIYRETLQIAEQESKKAIKNVLKGYIPERMIPLILQRANLPEDLTYHNIPRQQWMDMARLIKQFPIAANGTLSLKEAFVTGGGVNLKEINPQTMESKMTQGLYFCGEVMDIHGYTGGYNITAAFTTGHTAGQSAAASLQYQG, from the coding sequence TTGAAATACGATATTATTGTAATAGGCGGCGGCTCCGCAGGTCTGATGGCCAGTGTAGCTGCCAGCGAAGACGGTGCCAGCGTACTGCTGGTGGATAAAGGCAACAAATTGGGCCGCAAACTCGGGATTTCCGGCGGCGGTCGCTGCAATGTAACCAATGCCAAAGAAATCGACGAACTGATCAAATATATTCCCGGCAACGGGCGTTTTCTGCACAGCGCACTTGCCAAATTCAGCAATATGGATATTATGCGTTTCTTCGAAGATATGGGTATTGCTTTGAAGGAAGAAGACAATGGACGCATGTTCCCGGTTACCGATAAAGCCAAAACGGTCGTGGATGCGCTGGTGAACCGTGTACGCGCCCAGGGCGTGGATATCCGGGTGAACAGCCCGGTGGCGGAAGTACTGTACGAGGATGGTAAAGTATACGGCGTGCGTCTGCGTTCGGGCGAGGTTATCCGCAGCCATGCCGTCATTGTTGCTGTAGGCGGCAAATCGGTACCTCAGACCGGCTCTGAAGGAGACGGCTATCCCTGGGCGGAAAAGGCCGGACATACGATTACCGAGCTGTATCCGACTGAAGTGCCGATCACCTCACCGGAATCCTTTATCCAGAGCAAGGAACTGCAGGGGTTGTCCCTCCGCGATATCAGCCTGACCGTATGGAATCCCAAAGGAAAAAAGCTGGTCACCCATGATGGCGATATGCTATTTACCCACTTTGGCATTTCCGGTCCGGCGGCTCTGCGATGCAGCCAGTATGTCGTCAAAGCACTCAAAAAATTTCCGGTGACCTCTGTACCGATTACCCTGGATATTTTCCCGGACAAAACAGCGGATGATATTTACCGTGAAACCCTGCAAATCGCCGAACAGGAATCCAAAAAGGCGATCAAAAATGTACTCAAAGGCTATATTCCCGAGCGTATGATTCCGCTCATTCTGCAGCGTGCGAATCTGCCGGAGGATCTGACCTACCATAACATTCCGAGACAGCAATGGATGGACATGGCTCGCCTGATCAAGCAGTTCCCGATTGCAGCGAATGGTACACTGTCGCTCAAAGAAGCCTTTGTTACTGGCGGCGGGGTGAATCTCAAGGAAATCAATCCGCAGACGATGGAATCCAAAATGACGCAGGGGCTGTATTTCTGTGGAGAAGTTATGGATATTCACGGTTATACCGGCGGCTACAATATTACCGCCGCTTTTACAACCGGGCATACAGCCGGTCAAAGTGCGGCTGCATCGCTGCAATATCAGGGATAA